Proteins encoded by one window of Salicibibacter halophilus:
- a CDS encoding acetyl-CoA carboxylase biotin carboxyl carrier protein yields MYSVEEIQALMKSLNEQGLERVKIKNGEMEVELLKSGEASALSRKTETKIEEKNEEEVSSNEDTDVHTIKSSTVGTFYRASEPNAEPFVKEGDYVSNDTVVGVVEAMKLFNEISADVEGEITEVLVEDGTFVEYEDELFKVRKG; encoded by the coding sequence ATGTATTCAGTTGAAGAAATTCAAGCGTTGATGAAGTCACTAAACGAACAAGGGCTAGAAAGGGTAAAAATAAAAAATGGCGAAATGGAAGTCGAGTTGTTAAAAAGCGGTGAAGCATCGGCTTTGAGTAGAAAAACGGAAACGAAAATAGAAGAAAAAAATGAAGAAGAAGTATCTTCGAACGAAGATACGGATGTGCATACGATTAAATCTTCAACCGTCGGCACTTTTTACAGAGCTTCTGAACCGAACGCGGAACCATTCGTTAAAGAAGGAGATTACGTAAGCAACGATACGGTTGTCGGTGTAGTGGAAGCGATGAAACTTTTCAATGAAATCAGCGCGGATGTGGAGGGTGAAATCACGGAAGTGCTCGTGGAAGATGGGACATTCGTTGAATATGAAGACGAATTGTTCAAGGTAAGGAAAGGGTGA
- a CDS encoding 5-oxoprolinase subunit C family protein, with translation MSLQVVKPGLFTTVQDLGRNGFLHQGVLESGAMDRISLRTANMIVGNDENDAVLELTLNGPEIKMEADCLITVTGGGIVPVINGTPFSLGVPIFIPAKSNLNFQPANHGSRAYLAVAGGIDVPVVMDSKSTYVRAGIGGLEGRSLDKGDRLHVGKKKEKAKKRLQSISEKASGKPLAEQWGANGPLLERSRKTIRVFPGTHFDQFTSTSQKQFFQQSYTVSSRSDRMGYRLQSNEPLKRRESTSLLSEPVAFGTVQVPSDGQPIVLMADRQTTGGYPRFAQVAAVDIGKIAQSRPNEPVSFEKITLEEAESLLIRQEKAMREREIGIHLKWGDTDVFS, from the coding sequence GTGAGTTTGCAAGTCGTAAAGCCGGGCCTGTTCACAACAGTGCAGGATTTGGGGCGAAACGGATTTCTTCATCAAGGGGTTTTGGAAAGCGGCGCAATGGACCGAATTTCCCTCCGAACGGCAAATATGATTGTCGGCAACGATGAAAATGACGCCGTGTTGGAGTTAACGTTAAATGGCCCTGAAATCAAAATGGAAGCGGACTGTCTGATCACTGTCACGGGCGGAGGGATAGTTCCCGTCATTAATGGGACTCCCTTCTCGCTTGGGGTGCCTATTTTTATTCCCGCTAAAAGCAACTTGAACTTTCAACCGGCAAACCATGGTTCTCGTGCTTACTTAGCGGTGGCCGGTGGTATAGATGTGCCGGTTGTGATGGATAGTAAAAGTACTTATGTCCGGGCTGGCATCGGTGGATTGGAAGGCCGTTCACTGGATAAAGGTGACCGTTTACATGTCGGAAAAAAGAAAGAAAAAGCAAAAAAGCGTTTACAATCCATTTCCGAAAAAGCTTCAGGAAAGCCACTGGCAGAACAATGGGGAGCGAACGGGCCGCTGTTGGAACGCTCCCGCAAGACGATCCGAGTGTTCCCGGGAACGCATTTCGATCAATTTACATCAACGAGCCAAAAGCAGTTTTTCCAACAATCCTATACGGTATCCTCGCGCTCGGACCGTATGGGCTACCGGCTCCAATCGAATGAACCGTTGAAGCGAAGGGAATCAACCAGTCTGTTATCGGAACCGGTCGCTTTTGGAACTGTTCAAGTTCCCAGTGACGGGCAACCGATCGTCTTAATGGCTGACCGGCAGACGACAGGAGGGTATCCACGCTTTGCGCAAGTGGCGGCGGTGGATATTGGAAAGATTGCGCAATCGCGCCCAAATGAGCCGGTGTCTTTTGAAAAAATAACGTTGGAAGAAGCGGAATCACTCTTGATTCGGCAAGAGAAAGCTATGCGTGAAAGGGAGATTGGCATTCATTTGAAATGGGGGGATACAGATGTATTCAGTTGA